The proteins below are encoded in one region of Struthio camelus isolate bStrCam1 chromosome 23, bStrCam1.hap1, whole genome shotgun sequence:
- the FAM76A gene encoding protein FAM76A isoform X2: MAALYACTKCHQRFPFEALSQGQQLCKECRIAHPIVKCTYCRTEFQQESKTNTICKKCAQNVKLYGTPKPCQYCNIIAAFIGNKCQRCTNSEKKYGPPHSCEQCKQQCAFDRKDDRKKVDGKLLCWLCTLSYKRVLQKTKEQCKHLSSSSRASLQEKEQYSRLSSGSHYNSQKTLSTSSIQNEIPKKKPKFDAISANGDSVPSSPEMLCPPIQSAPSTLAQWAASQQSLGAHHCPVSQGTDILNFSPDLALDSPGTDHFVIIAQLKEEVATLKKMLHQKDQMILEKEKKITELKADLQYQESQMRAKMNQMEKTHKEVMEQLQAKNRELLKQAAALSKGKKPEKSGAITSP, encoded by the exons ATGGCGGCGCTCTACGCCTGCACCAAGTGCCACCAGCGCTTCCCCTTCGAGGCGctcagccagggccagcagctctgcaag GAGTGCCGGATTGCACATCCCATTGTTAAATGCACTTACTGCAGGACTGAATTCCAACAGGAAAG CAAGACCAACACAATCTGCAAGAAGTGTGCTCAGAATGTGAAGCTCTATGGAACA ccaaaaCCCTGCCAGTACTGCAACATAATAGCAGCATTTATTGGAAACAAGTGTCAGCGTTGCACAAACTCTGAAAAGAAGTACGGACCTCCACACTCCTGTGAGCAGTGCAAGCAGCAGTGTGCGTTTGACCGGAAGGATGATAGGAAGAAG GTGGATGGAAAGCTGCTATGCTGGTTATGCACACTGTCCTATAAACGGGTCCTACAGAAGACCAAAGAGCAGTGCAAACATCTGAGCAGCTCTTCCCGGGCAAGCCTGCAAGAGAAGGAACAATACAGTAGGCTCAGCAGTGGCAGCCATTACAACAG CCAGAAAACCTTATCCACCTCTTCTATTCAGAATGAAATCCCAAAGAAGAAACCCAAGTTTGATGCCATATCTGCCAATGGTGACAG CGTTCCTTCCTCTCCCGAGATGCTTTGTCCCCCTATCCAGAGTGCCCCGTCCACGTTGGCGCAGTGGGCTGCTTCCCAACAGAGTCTCGGTGCCCACCATTGTCCTGTTTCTCAAGGCACTGACATCCTGAA TTTTTCTCCAGACCTCGCCCTGGACTCTCCTGGCACTGACCACTTTGTTATCATTGCCCAGCTGAAGGAGGAGGTGGCTACTTTAAAGAAGATGCTGCACCAGAAAGATCAAATGattttggagaaagagaagaag ATCACAGAGTTGAAAGCTGACCTGCAATACCAGGAGTCACAGATGAGGGCAAAGATGAACCAAATGGAGAAGACACACAAGGAGGTCATGGAGCAGTTACAG GCCAAGAACAGAGAACTCCTGAAGCAAGCAGCTGCCCTATCCAAGGGCAAAAAGCCTGAGAAGTCGGGAGCAATAACCtccccttaa
- the FAM76A gene encoding protein FAM76A isoform X4: protein MRRGRRATHVKGGQWRGRSGAGQRGGRRGLGCACQRGGGMAALYACTKCHQRFPFEALSQGQQLCKECRIAHPIVKCTYCRTEFQQESKTNTICKKCAQNVKLYGTPKPCQYCNIIAAFIGNKCQRCTNSEKKYGPPHSCEQCKQQCAFDRKDDRKKVDGKLLCWLCTLSYKRVLQKTKEQCKHLSSSSRASLQEKEQYSRLSSGSHYNSQKTLSTSSIQNEIPKKKPKFDAISANGDSFSPDLALDSPGTDHFVIIAQLKEEVATLKKMLHQKDQMILEKEKKITELKADLQYQESQMRAKMNQMEKTHKEVMEQLQAKNRELLKQAAALSKGKKPEKSGAITSP, encoded by the exons ATGAGACGCGGGAGACGCGCGACTCATGTGAAGGGTGGCCAATGGcgagggcggagcggggcggggcagcggggcggccgccgcgggctggGCTGCGCCTGTCAGCGCGGCGGCGGGATGGCGGCGCTCTACGCCTGCACCAAGTGCCACCAGCGCTTCCCCTTCGAGGCGctcagccagggccagcagctctgcaag GAGTGCCGGATTGCACATCCCATTGTTAAATGCACTTACTGCAGGACTGAATTCCAACAGGAAAG CAAGACCAACACAATCTGCAAGAAGTGTGCTCAGAATGTGAAGCTCTATGGAACA ccaaaaCCCTGCCAGTACTGCAACATAATAGCAGCATTTATTGGAAACAAGTGTCAGCGTTGCACAAACTCTGAAAAGAAGTACGGACCTCCACACTCCTGTGAGCAGTGCAAGCAGCAGTGTGCGTTTGACCGGAAGGATGATAGGAAGAAG GTGGATGGAAAGCTGCTATGCTGGTTATGCACACTGTCCTATAAACGGGTCCTACAGAAGACCAAAGAGCAGTGCAAACATCTGAGCAGCTCTTCCCGGGCAAGCCTGCAAGAGAAGGAACAATACAGTAGGCTCAGCAGTGGCAGCCATTACAACAG CCAGAAAACCTTATCCACCTCTTCTATTCAGAATGAAATCCCAAAGAAGAAACCCAAGTTTGATGCCATATCTGCCAATGGTGACAG TTTTTCTCCAGACCTCGCCCTGGACTCTCCTGGCACTGACCACTTTGTTATCATTGCCCAGCTGAAGGAGGAGGTGGCTACTTTAAAGAAGATGCTGCACCAGAAAGATCAAATGattttggagaaagagaagaag ATCACAGAGTTGAAAGCTGACCTGCAATACCAGGAGTCACAGATGAGGGCAAAGATGAACCAAATGGAGAAGACACACAAGGAGGTCATGGAGCAGTTACAG GCCAAGAACAGAGAACTCCTGAAGCAAGCAGCTGCCCTATCCAAGGGCAAAAAGCCTGAGAAGTCGGGAGCAATAACCtccccttaa
- the FAM76A gene encoding protein FAM76A isoform X1: MAALYACTKCHQRFPFEALSQGQQLCKECRIAHPIVKCTYCRTEFQQESKTNTICKKCAQNVKLYGTPKPCQYCNIIAAFIGNKCQRCTNSEKKYGPPHSCEQCKQQCAFDRKDDRKKVDGKLLCWLCTLSYKRVLQKTKEQCKHLSSSSRASLQEKEQYSRLSSGSHYNSQKTLSTSSIQNEIPKKKPKFDAISANGDSVPSSPEMLCPPIQSAPSTLAQWAASQQSLGAHHCPVSQGTDILNFSPDLALDSPGTDHFVIIAQLKEEVATLKKMLHQKDQMILEKEKKITELKADLQYQESQMRAKMNQMEKTHKEVMEQLQWFSKARRAAHSVCVCGRGGNNIRWCCLCSS, from the exons ATGGCGGCGCTCTACGCCTGCACCAAGTGCCACCAGCGCTTCCCCTTCGAGGCGctcagccagggccagcagctctgcaag GAGTGCCGGATTGCACATCCCATTGTTAAATGCACTTACTGCAGGACTGAATTCCAACAGGAAAG CAAGACCAACACAATCTGCAAGAAGTGTGCTCAGAATGTGAAGCTCTATGGAACA ccaaaaCCCTGCCAGTACTGCAACATAATAGCAGCATTTATTGGAAACAAGTGTCAGCGTTGCACAAACTCTGAAAAGAAGTACGGACCTCCACACTCCTGTGAGCAGTGCAAGCAGCAGTGTGCGTTTGACCGGAAGGATGATAGGAAGAAG GTGGATGGAAAGCTGCTATGCTGGTTATGCACACTGTCCTATAAACGGGTCCTACAGAAGACCAAAGAGCAGTGCAAACATCTGAGCAGCTCTTCCCGGGCAAGCCTGCAAGAGAAGGAACAATACAGTAGGCTCAGCAGTGGCAGCCATTACAACAG CCAGAAAACCTTATCCACCTCTTCTATTCAGAATGAAATCCCAAAGAAGAAACCCAAGTTTGATGCCATATCTGCCAATGGTGACAG CGTTCCTTCCTCTCCCGAGATGCTTTGTCCCCCTATCCAGAGTGCCCCGTCCACGTTGGCGCAGTGGGCTGCTTCCCAACAGAGTCTCGGTGCCCACCATTGTCCTGTTTCTCAAGGCACTGACATCCTGAA TTTTTCTCCAGACCTCGCCCTGGACTCTCCTGGCACTGACCACTTTGTTATCATTGCCCAGCTGAAGGAGGAGGTGGCTACTTTAAAGAAGATGCTGCACCAGAAAGATCAAATGattttggagaaagagaagaag ATCACAGAGTTGAAAGCTGACCTGCAATACCAGGAGTCACAGATGAGGGCAAAGATGAACCAAATGGAGAAGACACACAAGGAGGTCATGGAGCAGTTACAG TGGTTCTCCAAGGCAAGGCGCGCTGCTCACTCAGTGTGTGTATGTGGCAGAGGGGGGAACAACATacgctggtgctgcctttgcagtaGCTAA
- the FAM76A gene encoding protein FAM76A isoform X3, translated as MRRGRRATHVKGGQWRGRSGAGQRGGRRGLGCACQRGGGMAALYACTKCHQRFPFEALSQGQQLCKECRIAHPIVKCTYCRTEFQQESKTNTICKKCAQNVKLYGTPKPCQYCNIIAAFIGNKCQRCTNSEKKYGPPHSCEQCKQQCAFDRKDDRKKVDGKLLCWLCTLSYKRVLQKTKEQCKHLSSSSRASLQEKEQYSRLSSGSHYNSQKTLSTSSIQNEIPKKKPKFDAISANGDSFSPDLALDSPGTDHFVIIAQLKEEVATLKKMLHQKDQMILEKEKKITELKADLQYQESQMRAKMNQMEKTHKEVMEQLQWFSKARRAAHSVCVCGRGGNNIRWCCLCSS; from the exons ATGAGACGCGGGAGACGCGCGACTCATGTGAAGGGTGGCCAATGGcgagggcggagcggggcggggcagcggggcggccgccgcgggctggGCTGCGCCTGTCAGCGCGGCGGCGGGATGGCGGCGCTCTACGCCTGCACCAAGTGCCACCAGCGCTTCCCCTTCGAGGCGctcagccagggccagcagctctgcaag GAGTGCCGGATTGCACATCCCATTGTTAAATGCACTTACTGCAGGACTGAATTCCAACAGGAAAG CAAGACCAACACAATCTGCAAGAAGTGTGCTCAGAATGTGAAGCTCTATGGAACA ccaaaaCCCTGCCAGTACTGCAACATAATAGCAGCATTTATTGGAAACAAGTGTCAGCGTTGCACAAACTCTGAAAAGAAGTACGGACCTCCACACTCCTGTGAGCAGTGCAAGCAGCAGTGTGCGTTTGACCGGAAGGATGATAGGAAGAAG GTGGATGGAAAGCTGCTATGCTGGTTATGCACACTGTCCTATAAACGGGTCCTACAGAAGACCAAAGAGCAGTGCAAACATCTGAGCAGCTCTTCCCGGGCAAGCCTGCAAGAGAAGGAACAATACAGTAGGCTCAGCAGTGGCAGCCATTACAACAG CCAGAAAACCTTATCCACCTCTTCTATTCAGAATGAAATCCCAAAGAAGAAACCCAAGTTTGATGCCATATCTGCCAATGGTGACAG TTTTTCTCCAGACCTCGCCCTGGACTCTCCTGGCACTGACCACTTTGTTATCATTGCCCAGCTGAAGGAGGAGGTGGCTACTTTAAAGAAGATGCTGCACCAGAAAGATCAAATGattttggagaaagagaagaag ATCACAGAGTTGAAAGCTGACCTGCAATACCAGGAGTCACAGATGAGGGCAAAGATGAACCAAATGGAGAAGACACACAAGGAGGTCATGGAGCAGTTACAG TGGTTCTCCAAGGCAAGGCGCGCTGCTCACTCAGTGTGTGTATGTGGCAGAGGGGGGAACAACATacgctggtgctgcctttgcagtaGCTAA
- the FAM76A gene encoding protein FAM76A isoform X5 — translation MAALYACTKCHQRFPFEALSQGQQLCKECRIAHPIVKCTYCRTEFQQESKTNTICKKCAQNVKLYGTPKPCQYCNIIAAFIGNKCQRCTNSEKKYGPPHSCEQCKQQCAFDRKDDRKKVDGKLLCWLCTLSYKRVLQKTKEQCKHLSSSSRASLQEKEQYSRLSSGSHYNSQKTLSTSSIQNEIPKKKPKFDAISANGDSVPSSPEMLCPPIQSAPSTLAQWAASQQSLGAHHCPVSQGTDILNFSPDLALDSPGTDHFVIIAQLKEEVATLKKMLHQKDQMILEKEKKITELKADLQYQESQMRAKMNQMEKTHKEVMEQLQPRCFPLIALDGLQRMSCSYSNSE, via the exons ATGGCGGCGCTCTACGCCTGCACCAAGTGCCACCAGCGCTTCCCCTTCGAGGCGctcagccagggccagcagctctgcaag GAGTGCCGGATTGCACATCCCATTGTTAAATGCACTTACTGCAGGACTGAATTCCAACAGGAAAG CAAGACCAACACAATCTGCAAGAAGTGTGCTCAGAATGTGAAGCTCTATGGAACA ccaaaaCCCTGCCAGTACTGCAACATAATAGCAGCATTTATTGGAAACAAGTGTCAGCGTTGCACAAACTCTGAAAAGAAGTACGGACCTCCACACTCCTGTGAGCAGTGCAAGCAGCAGTGTGCGTTTGACCGGAAGGATGATAGGAAGAAG GTGGATGGAAAGCTGCTATGCTGGTTATGCACACTGTCCTATAAACGGGTCCTACAGAAGACCAAAGAGCAGTGCAAACATCTGAGCAGCTCTTCCCGGGCAAGCCTGCAAGAGAAGGAACAATACAGTAGGCTCAGCAGTGGCAGCCATTACAACAG CCAGAAAACCTTATCCACCTCTTCTATTCAGAATGAAATCCCAAAGAAGAAACCCAAGTTTGATGCCATATCTGCCAATGGTGACAG CGTTCCTTCCTCTCCCGAGATGCTTTGTCCCCCTATCCAGAGTGCCCCGTCCACGTTGGCGCAGTGGGCTGCTTCCCAACAGAGTCTCGGTGCCCACCATTGTCCTGTTTCTCAAGGCACTGACATCCTGAA TTTTTCTCCAGACCTCGCCCTGGACTCTCCTGGCACTGACCACTTTGTTATCATTGCCCAGCTGAAGGAGGAGGTGGCTACTTTAAAGAAGATGCTGCACCAGAAAGATCAAATGattttggagaaagagaagaag ATCACAGAGTTGAAAGCTGACCTGCAATACCAGGAGTCACAGATGAGGGCAAAGATGAACCAAATGGAGAAGACACACAAGGAGGTCATGGAGCAGTTACAG CCCAGATGTTTCCCTCTCATAGCtttggatggcctgcaaagaatGAGTTGTTCTTACTCCAATTCTGAATAG
- the FAM76A gene encoding protein FAM76A isoform X6, with protein sequence MRRGRRATHVKGGQWRGRSGAGQRGGRRGLGCACQRGGGMAALYACTKCHQRFPFEALSQGQQLCKECRIAHPIVKCTYCRTEFQQESKTNTICKKCAQNVKLYGTPKPCQYCNIIAAFIGNKCQRCTNSEKKYGPPHSCEQCKQQCAFDRKDDRKKVDGKLLCWLCTLSYKRVLQKTKEQCKHLSSSSRASLQEKEQYSRLSSGSHYNSQKTLSTSSIQNEIPKKKPKFDAISANGDSFSPDLALDSPGTDHFVIIAQLKEEVATLKKMLHQKDQMILEKEKKITELKADLQYQESQMRAKMNQMEKTHKEVMEQLQPRCFPLIALDGLQRMSCSYSNSE encoded by the exons ATGAGACGCGGGAGACGCGCGACTCATGTGAAGGGTGGCCAATGGcgagggcggagcggggcggggcagcggggcggccgccgcgggctggGCTGCGCCTGTCAGCGCGGCGGCGGGATGGCGGCGCTCTACGCCTGCACCAAGTGCCACCAGCGCTTCCCCTTCGAGGCGctcagccagggccagcagctctgcaag GAGTGCCGGATTGCACATCCCATTGTTAAATGCACTTACTGCAGGACTGAATTCCAACAGGAAAG CAAGACCAACACAATCTGCAAGAAGTGTGCTCAGAATGTGAAGCTCTATGGAACA ccaaaaCCCTGCCAGTACTGCAACATAATAGCAGCATTTATTGGAAACAAGTGTCAGCGTTGCACAAACTCTGAAAAGAAGTACGGACCTCCACACTCCTGTGAGCAGTGCAAGCAGCAGTGTGCGTTTGACCGGAAGGATGATAGGAAGAAG GTGGATGGAAAGCTGCTATGCTGGTTATGCACACTGTCCTATAAACGGGTCCTACAGAAGACCAAAGAGCAGTGCAAACATCTGAGCAGCTCTTCCCGGGCAAGCCTGCAAGAGAAGGAACAATACAGTAGGCTCAGCAGTGGCAGCCATTACAACAG CCAGAAAACCTTATCCACCTCTTCTATTCAGAATGAAATCCCAAAGAAGAAACCCAAGTTTGATGCCATATCTGCCAATGGTGACAG TTTTTCTCCAGACCTCGCCCTGGACTCTCCTGGCACTGACCACTTTGTTATCATTGCCCAGCTGAAGGAGGAGGTGGCTACTTTAAAGAAGATGCTGCACCAGAAAGATCAAATGattttggagaaagagaagaag ATCACAGAGTTGAAAGCTGACCTGCAATACCAGGAGTCACAGATGAGGGCAAAGATGAACCAAATGGAGAAGACACACAAGGAGGTCATGGAGCAGTTACAG CCCAGATGTTTCCCTCTCATAGCtttggatggcctgcaaagaatGAGTTGTTCTTACTCCAATTCTGAATAG
- the LOC104152391 gene encoding heat shock 70 kDa protein 1A, whose protein sequence is MPALRRPAIGIDLGTTKSCVGLFQDGKVEIISNKQGLRTTPSCVAFTETGRLMGEEAKNQAALNSPNTVFSAKRLLGQAYEDAAVLKDTDFWPFQVVKAEGNSQVQVSYKGAEKSFFPEEILAMILGNLKEMAEDYLGQPVTHAIVTVPAYFNDSQRQATRDAGVIAGISVLRILNETTAAALAYSLHHPDNRERNVLIFDMGGGGVNVSVFTIDRGIVEVKATAGDSHLGGDDFDNCLVSFFMDEFLKKHRENISQDRRAVWRLRTACEAVKQTLSSSKKATISVDCLYKGINLQADITRAQFEHLCANLFQRVLELLERVLQDAKLSQTQIDDVVVVGASTRIPRIRELLQDFFGGQLLNQCLNADEAVASGAAIQAAILMEGRSEVARNLLALDIASVSMGIETAAGRMHGLVKRNTAIPTVVTRIFTTFHDHQPDLLICAYEGERAIAKENHLLGHFLLKGLSPAPRGTTLLEVTFYIDADGILSVFALDKVTGNTNPIAVNAKKGRLSKEEILRLAEDHEKYRAEDRAQKWKLATKNYLQSCAFSMKRTSEDILNYFTLQAKKKMVEKCQQAFSWLSPAAWLKRRRSGAIKMVSGDSMRGFKSLKNNTTGINKKRSKLVITTCSWTLQLTQTTTIIDP, encoded by the coding sequence ATGCCCGCACTGAGACGACCTGCGATCGGCATTGACTTGGGCACCACAAAGTCCTGCGTTGGTCTCTTCCAGGATGGCAAGGTGGAAATCATTAGCAACAAGCAGGGCCTTCGCACCACCCCTAGCTGCGTGGCCTTCACCGAGACAGGGCGGCTGATGGGTGAAGAAGCCAAGAACCAGGCAGCCCTCAACTCCCCCAACACAGTGTTCAGTGCCAAGCGCTTGCTTGGCCAGGCATACGAAGACGCAGCTGTGCTGAAGGACACAGACTTCTGGCCCTTCCAGGTGGTGAAAGCTGAGGGGAATTCACAAGTGCAGGTGTCCTACAAGGGAGCAGAGAAGTCCTTCTTCCCCGAGGAGATCTTAGCCATGATTCTGGGTAACCTGAAGGAGATGGCTGAGGACTACCTGGGACAACCTGTCACTCATGCGATCGTCACTGTGCCAGCTTACTTCAACGACTCCCAGCGCCAAGCCACTAGAGATGCCGGGGTAATTGCTGGCATCAGTGTGCTGAGGATCCTCAATGAGACAacggcagcagccctggcctacAGCCTCCATCACCCCGACAACAGAGAGCGCAATGTCCTCATCTTTGATATGGGTGGGGGGGGCGTCAATGTCTCGGTCTTCACTATAGACAGGGGGATTGTGGAGGTGAAAGCCACAGCTGGGGACAGTCACCTGGGAGGTGATGATTTTGACAACTGTTTGGTGAGCTTCTTCATGGAtgaatttttaaagaagcatCGCGAGAACATCAGCCAGGACAGACGTGCTGTTTGGAGGCTCAGGACAGCCTGTGAGGCGGTCAAACAGACCCTCTCCTCCAGCAAGAAAGCCACCATCAGTGTGGACTGCCTCTACAAAGGGATCAACTTGCAGGCAGACATCACGCGAGCCCAGTTTGAGCACCTGTGCGCCAACCTCTTCCAAAgggtgctggagctgctggagagggTCCTCCAGGATGCCAAGCTGAGCCAGACCCAGATAGATGATGTAGTTGTGGTTGGTGCCTCCACTCGCATCCCCAGGATCCGAGAACTACTGCAAGATTTCTTCGGGGGTCAGCTGCTGAACCAGTGCCTGAATGCAGATGAAGCTgtggccagcggggcagccattCAGGCTGCCATCCTGATGGAGGGCAGATCAGAGGTGGCCAGAAACCTGCTTGCTCTCGACATAGCGTCTGTGTCAATGGGAATTGAAACAGCCGCCGGGAGGATGCATGGGCTGGTCAAGCGCAACACCGCCATCCCCACTGTGGTGACGCGGATCTTCACCACCTTCCATGACCACCAACCTGATCTCCTCATCTGCGCTTATGAGGGGGAGAGGGCCATTGCTAAAGAAAACCATCTGCTGGGCCATTTCCTCTTGAAGGGCCTTTCCCCAGCACCTCGTGGCACGACCTTGTTGGAGGTGACATTTTACATCGACGCGGACGGCATCCTGAGCGTCTTCGCCCTGGACAAGGTCACGGGAAACACAAACCCAATCGCCGTGAATGCCAAAAAGGGACGACTGAGCAAGGAGGAGATCCTGAGGTTAGCAGAGGACCATGAGAAATATCGAGCAGAGGACAGGGCCCAGAAGTGGAAGCTGGCCACCAAGAACTACCTCCAGTCCTGTGCTTTCAGCATGAAGCGGACCTCAGAAGACATCTTGAACTACTTCACACTGCAGGCCAAGAAGAAGATGGTAGAAAAATGCCAGCAGGCCTTTTCCTGGTTGAGTCCAGCTGCATGGCTGAAGAGGAGGCGGTCAGGAGCAATAAAAATGGTCTCCGGGGACTCCATGCGAGGGTTTAAATCCCTCAAAAACAACACAACAGGTATCAACAAGAAAAGATCAAAGCTGGTCATCACCACCTGTAGCTGGACCTTGCAGCTCACCCAGACCACCACCATCATCGACCCCTAG